In Dermochelys coriacea isolate rDerCor1 chromosome 16, rDerCor1.pri.v4, whole genome shotgun sequence, one genomic interval encodes:
- the HSPA5 gene encoding endoplasmic reticulum chaperone BiP: protein MRRALVVVLLLLGGVRGEEEEKKEDVGTVVGIDLGTTYSCVGVFKNGRVEIIANDQGNRITPSYVAFTPEGERLIGDAAKNQLTSNPENTVFDAKRLIGRTWNDPSVQQDIKYLPFKVLEKKTKPYIQVDVGGGQTKTFAPEEISAMVLTKMKETAEAYLGKKVTHAVVTVPAYFNDAQRQATKDAGTIAGLNVMRIINEPTAAAIAYGLDKREGEKNILVFDLGGGTFDVSLLTIDNGVFEVVATNGDTHLGGEDFDQRVMEHFIKLYKKKTGKDVRKDNRSVQKLRREVEKAKRALSSQHQARIEIESFFEGEDFSETLTRAKFEELNMDLFRSTMKPVQKVLEDSDLKKSDIDEIVLVGGSTRIPKIQQLVKEFFNGKEPSRGINPDEAVAYGAAVQAGVLSGDQDTGDLVLLDVCPLTLGIETVGGVMTKLIPRNTVVPTKKSQIFSTASDNQPTVTIKVYEGERPLTKDNHLLGTFDLTGIPPAPRGVPQIEVTFEIDVNGILRVTAEDKGTGNKNKITITNDQNRLTPEEIERMVNDAEKFAEEDKKLKERIDTRNELESYAYSLKNQIGDKEKLGGKLSPEDKETIEKAVEEKIEWLESHQDAEIEDFKAKKKELEEVVQPIVSKLYGSAGPPPEEEAGEKDEL, encoded by the exons ATGAGACGGgcgctggtggtggtgctgctgctgctgggcggCGTGCGcggcgaggaggaggagaagaaggaggaCGTGGGCACCGTGGTGGGCATCGACCTGGGAACCACATACTCATG CGTTGGCGTCTTTAAGAACGGCCGCGTGGAAATCATTGCGAATGACCAGGGCAACCGAATCACTCCGTCCTACGTCGCGTTCACACCCGAAGGGGAGCGTCTCATCGGCGATGCTGCGAAGAACCAGCTAACCTCCAATCCGGAGAATACGGTGTTTGATGCCAAACGCCTGATTGGCCGCACGTGGAATGATCCATCAGTACAACAGGATATCAAATATCTGCCTTTCAAG GTTCTTGAAAAGAAGACCAAGCCATATATACAAGTTGATGTTGGTGGTGGACAGACAAAGACATTTGCTCCAGAAGAAATTTCTGCTATGGTTTTGACAAAGATGAAGGAAACTGCTGAGGCCTACTTAGGAAAGAAG GTTACCCATGCTGTTGTCACTGTCCCAGCTTATTTCAATGATGCTCAGCGTCAAGCTACAAAGGATGCCGGTACCATTGCTGGATTGAATGTAATGAGAATAATCAATGAACC TACTGCTGCTGCCATCGCTTATGGACTGGATAAGCGGGAGGGTGAGAAGAACATCCTTGTGTTTGATCTAGGCGGTGGAACCTTTGATGTCTCCCTCCTCACAATTGATAATGGTGTCTTTGAAGTTGTGGCTACAAATGGAGATACTCACTTGGGCGGAGAGGACTTTGACCAACGTGTTATGGAACACTTCATCAAGTTATACaagaagaaaactggaaaagatgtTAGGAAGGACAACAGATCTGTACAGAAGCTACGTCGGGAAGTAGAGAAAGCAAAGCGAGCTCTGTCCTCTCAGCATCAGGCTAGAATTGAAATAGAGTCCTTCTTTGAAGGAGAGGACTTCTCTGAGACACTGACTCGTGCAAAGTTTGAAGAACTGAATATG GATCTGTTCCGTTCCACCATGAAGCCTGTGCAGAAAGTTTTAGAAGATTCTGACCTGAAGAAATCTGATATTGATGAGATTGTACTTGTGGGTGGCTCTACTCGAATCCCCAAGATACAACAGCTTGTTAAAGAGTTCTTCAATGGCAAAGAGCCTTCTCGTGGCATCAATCCAGATGAGGCTGTTGCTTATGGTGCCGCCGTTCAGGCTGGTGTCCTTTCGGGTGACCAAGATACTG GTGACCTGGTGTTACTTGATGTGTGTCCTCTGACACTTGGCATTGAAACTGTTGGGGGTGTTATGACAAAGCTCATCCCAAGAAATACTGTTGTCCCCACCAAGAAATCACAGATTTTCTCCACCGCTTCTGATAACCAGCCAACTGTAACAATCAAGGTCTATGAAG GTGAACGTCCTCTCACCAAGGATAATCATCTCCTGGGTACTTTTGACTTGACTGGAATCCCTCCTGCTCCTCGTGGTGTTCCACAGATTGAAGTTACCTTTGAGATAGATGTGAATGGAATCCTCCGTGTTACAGCAGAAGATAAGGGCACTGGAAATAAAAACAAGATTACAATTACCAATGACCAGAACCGTCTGACACCAGAGGAGATTGAGAGGATGGTTAATGATGCTGAGAAGtttgcagaggaagacaaaaagcTTAAAGAACGTATTGATACCAGAAATGAGTTGGAAAGCTACGCTTATTCACTGAAGAATCAGATTGGGGACAAAGAGAAACTAGGTGGCAAACTCTCACCTGAAGACAAGGAAACAATAGAGAAGGCAGTAGAGGAAAAGATTGAATGGCTTGAGAGTCACCAAGATGCTGAAATTGAAGATTTCAAAGCTAAGaagaaggagctggaggaggttgTCCAGCCAATTGTTAGCAAGCTTTATGGAAGTGCAGGACCTCCGCCTGAAGAGGAAGCAGGAGAGAAGGATGAATTGTAA